One Oncorhynchus masou masou isolate Uvic2021 chromosome 18, UVic_Omas_1.1, whole genome shotgun sequence DNA window includes the following coding sequences:
- the LOC135504862 gene encoding troponin T, slow skeletal muscle-like → MVSQLAAPKNPEGDRVDFDVSLHDIHRKRMEKDLLELQTLIDVHFDQRKKEEEELIGLKDRIDNRRSERAEQQRVRAEKERDRQTRIAEERQRKEDEEAKKRADDEAKKKKVLSNMGAHFGGFLAKAEQRRGKRQTGREIKKKTLAERRKPLAIDNLREDGLRERAKEMWEWIYQLESDKFDLTEKTRRQKYEINVLLNRISHAQKFKKVHGKGKVGGRWK, encoded by the exons GACATCCACAGGAAAAGAATGGAGAAGGATCTTTTGGAGCTGCAGACCCTGATCGACGTCCATTTTGACCAGAGgaagaaagaagaggaagagctCATTGGACTCAAGGACAGGATT GACAACCGCAGATCAGAGAGAGCGGAGCAGCAGCGTGTGCGAGCAGAAAAGGAACGGGACAGACAGACGAGAATTGCG GAAGAGCGGCAGAGGAAAGAGGACGAGGAAGCCAAGAAAAGGGCGGATGATGAAGCCAAGAAGAAGAAAGTGCTCTCTAACATGGGGGCTCACTTTGGGGGTTTCTTGGCAAAG gcagagcagaggagagggaagagacaaACAGGGAGGGAGATCAAGAAGAAGACACTGGCAGAGAGGCGCAAACCCCTCGCCATTGACAACCTGAGAGAGGACGGCCTGAG GGAGAGAGCTAAAGAGATGTGGGAGTGGATTTACCAGCTTGAGTCAGATAAATTTGACCTGACTGAAAAGACGAGACGACAGAAATACGAG ATAAACGTTCTTCTGAATAGAATTTCTCATGCCCAGAAATT TAAAAAGGTCCATGGTAAGGGAAAGGTTGGAGGTCGCTGGAAGTGA
- the syt5b gene encoding synaptotagmin Vb, with product MRMDSVQFRARRAAEPAKPEHEHEKEPEQVEEPAAHVPPAHHPGHHNYDHMKNKFMNEIGHLPLPMWAVGAIVVVVLVLVGCCTFCLFKKCFGKKKKTKKVRERKAGRRRKADNEGGGEGGDKEEGDQKEGEGEEKEQEKLGKLEFSLDYNFTDAQLIVGILQAQDLAAMDMGGTSDPYVKVYLLPDKKKKHETKVQRKNLCPVFNETFIFKIPYTELGGKILVLQVFDFDRFSKHDVIGEIKIPMNSVDLGQPMQCWRDLENSEKEEAEKLGDVCISLRYVPTAGKLTINIMEAKNLKKMDVGGLSDPFVKIVLQHNGKRIKKKKTTVKKNTLNPYFNESFSFEIPFEQIQKVQVVITVYDYDKLGSNDAIGKTFMGYGATGVGLKHWSEMLANPRRPVAQWHVLCPEEEVDAALKVPPR from the exons ATGAGGATGGACAGTGTGCAGTTCCGGGCCCGTCGTGCTGCAGAGCCGGCAAAACCAGAACATGAACATGAAAAAGAGCCAGAGCAAGTAGAGGAGCCAGCTGCCCACGTCCCTCCAGCACACCACCCCGGCCACCACAACTATGACCACATGAAGAACAAGTTCATGAATGAGATTGGCCATCTGCCAC TCCCTATGTGGGCAGTTGGGGCCATCGTCGTAGTGGTGCTGGTGTTGGTAGGATGCTGCACCTTCTGCCTCTTCAAAAAATGCTTTGggaaaaagaaaaaaacaaagaaagtgagggagaggaAGGCTGGCCGCCGGAGGAAGGCAGACAacgaagggggaggagagggtggcgATAAG GAAGAAGGGGATCAGaaagaaggggaaggagaggagaaggagcaggagaagCTGGGGAAACTGGAGTTCTCCTTGGACTACAACTTCACAGATGCCCAG CTTATAGTGGGTATCCTCCAGGCTCAGGATCTAGCTGCCATGGATATGGGGGGTACCTCAGACCCCTATGTAAAAGTCTACCTGCTCCCAGACAAAAAGAAGAAGCATGAAACTAAGGTCCAGCGCAAGAACCTGTGCCCGGTTTTCAACGAGACCTTCATCTTCAAG ATCCCGTACACGGAGTTGGGAGGGAAGATCCTGGTGTTGCAGGTCTTCGACTTTGACCGTTTCTCCAAGCATGATGTGATTGGGGAGATAAAGATCCCCATGAACAGTGTGGATCTGGGACAACCAATGCAATGTTGGAGGGACCTGGAGAACAGTGAAAAAGAAGAG GCAGAGAAACTGGGTGATGTCTGCATCTCCTTGCGCTACGTACCTACTGCTGGCAAACTCACTATCAACATCATGGAGGCCAAGAACCTAAAGAAGATGGATGTTGGTGGCTTATCAG ATCCATTTGTGAAGATTGTTCTGCAGCACAATGGGAAACGAATCAAGAAGAAGAAGACGACTGTCAAGAAGAACACACTCAACCCTTACTTCAATGAGAGCTTCAGCTTTGAGATTCCCTTCGAGCAGATTCAG AAAGTGCAGGTCGTCATAACAGTGTATGACTACGACAAGCTTGGGAGCAACGATGCAATCGGGAAGACCTTCATGGGTTACGGTGCCACAGGAGTTGGTCTGAAACATTGGTCCGAAATGTTGGCCAATCCCAGACGTCCAGTTGCCCAATGGCATGTCCTCTGcccagaggaggaggtggatgcagctttgaaggtcccacCTCGTTAA
- the LOC135504861 gene encoding dynein axonemal assembly factor 3-like encodes MSTGRTMEGAGCVTWWGFSPALDLLRRGSERQEGEVNVLLVGSGDPRHILKTIAGLRDTDTLHIWVIENSMDVVARQLLLLFLALTPQESMGLHEKTEVFLELFGNSEVRSQTEETLRHVATELSLSVTETLETPTNPCLDTTHLRFKERDDLDRIFKQWIHPPPSAHSAHVSIAKAWDGRVRQHLGTRYDSRVGCFDWDLTMKLHQKGCGVINKQHYKLWRERGVAFEMREGIYQMANESLLSTRVFSHRGDKMALRGYWGDIVSSPYLSFGIETDDEKLLQKQNGQHVKTAQDISYVNVQALFKSLSCRGGTPPTQACSEEGKALVALEPVSQPEANHKSQINELMHLNGVSVTFLPLDSLSKLPEKQKYSHFFNSIYCAASMVHHLSPTLRQIAAPKATLVVELAKYLLDLTKEQEVGFAEKVGDIAKEAGFEPSQEEKRDVYATFALQEE; translated from the exons ATGAGCACTGGACGCACTATGGAGGGCGCGGGCTGTGTGACCTGGTGGGGATTCAGTCCTGCGCTTGACCTCCTGCGCAGAG gctcagagagacaggagggtgaGGTAAATGTTTTACTGGTGGGCAGTGGCGACCCAAGACACATACTCAAGACCATTGCTGGCCTGAGGGACACAGATACCCTTCAT ATATGGGTGATAGAGAATAGCATGGACGTGGTGGCTCGACAACTGCTGCTCCTCTTTCTGGCTCTGACACCCCAGGAGAGCATGGGACTTCACG AAAAGACTGAGGTTTTCCTGGAGTTGTTTGGTAACAGTGAGGTCCGCagtcagacagaggagacacTGAGACACGTGGCGACAGAACTGTCTCTCTCAGTCACTGAGACACTAGAAACACCCACAAATCCCTGCCTGGACACCACTCATCTCAGA TTCAAGGAGCGCGACGATTTGGACAGGATATTCAAACAATGGATCCACCCTCCCCCATCTGCACATTCTGCCCATGTATCAATAGCCAAGGCCTGGGACGGCCGGGTCCGGCAGCACCTGGGCACCCGCTATGACTCCAGGGTGGGCTGCTTCGACTGGGACCTCACCATGAAGCTACACCAGAAAGGG TGTGGCGTCATCAACAAACAGCACTACAAACTGTGGAGGGAGCGGGGCGTGGCCTTTGAGATGAGGGAGGGCATCTATCAAATGGCCAACGAGAGCTTACTCTCTACGAGAGTATTCAGTCAT aGGGGTGACAAAATGGCACTGAGGGGATACTGGGGAGACATTGTGTCCAGTCCTTACCTCTCCTTTGGCATCGAGACAGATGACGAGAAACTGCTGCAGAAACAGAATGGGCAACACGTCAAG ACAGCCCAGGATATCTCGTATGTGAACGTGCAGGCGCTGTTCAAGTCTTTGTCCTGTAGAGGGGGCACTCCCCCTACTCAGGCATGCAGTGAGGAGGGGAAAGCGCTTGTAGCACTGGAGCCAGTGTCACAACCAGAGGCTAATCACAAATCACAAATCAACG AACTCATGCACCTGAATGGGGTGTCAGTGACTTTCCTGCCCCTGGACTCTCTCTCCAAGCTGCCAGAGAAACAGAAATACTCCCACTTTTTCAACAGCATCTACTGTGCTGCCAG TATGGTGCACCATTTGAGCCCGACACTGAGACAGATTGCTGCACCCAAAGCCACCCTCGTGGTGGAGCTGGCCAA GTACCTCTTGGATCTTACCAAGGAGCAGGAGGTGGGGTTTGCTGAGAAAGTCGGGGACATCGCCAAAGAGGCGGGGTTTGAGCCCtcacaggaggagaagagggatgtTTATGCCACGTTCGCGCTACAGGAGGAGTGA